One stretch of Candidatus Nitrosotenuis cloacae DNA includes these proteins:
- a CDS encoding S8 family serine peptidase has translation MSSQKIQMDPPLEILLDKSAKYVGVQHPQDLGFYGKGIKVAVIDTGVDYTHPDIFGFGPDGKVIGGFDFIENDNSPQDTNGHGTEVAGIIAANGKIRGVAPEAKILAYRVSDTGESVASDLIVKAILRAIEDDADIINLSLGVNRTNDKIEDAINQAVKSGIVVVAAAGNSGPDLRTIGSPGKDPHAITVGATYNNITASLVATLEIDGKRFQVLPMVGTEKLVGPIAADITFGKYGRSSDLQGVDIMDKILLVERGSDTKDELVYFSEKEKNAANAGAKALIVYNNEPGIFLGDLKNKLEGPEYQPRIPAVSMSKEDGLELRAMLENKTSGTINTFYHPDFVSFFSSRGPVSPFYIKPNLVAPGVFVNTTSTYGMYNLTSGTSFAAPHVSGAAAILLEKSPTLNPQQIKSIISTTADPVSDTFGTLFPQEISGVGRLNITKAFDANLIISPDYAIFDLSPFVKSQTIEFDLNTIDGTKPNPTINIEFDDKIASFNHKIDGTTLSVTANIVASEIGEYQGSITVLDHTTTYHIPVLLRISDGTVRISEENGKMDFAIESEQEWSYAKISVYNQDSRLIDSISITPTESKSIMVQNSDTYWIQADLKSGKNTTSIYNTITVESVTPSFALDIGIPNQQLLMLIGIGAIVGMIGLIMYRR, from the coding sequence GTGAGCTCTCAAAAGATACAGATGGATCCACCTTTGGAGATTCTTTTGGACAAGAGTGCAAAGTACGTTGGTGTACAGCATCCACAGGATTTGGGATTTTATGGTAAGGGCATCAAAGTTGCGGTGATTGATACTGGTGTAGATTACACTCATCCGGATATTTTCGGCTTTGGTCCAGATGGTAAAGTAATAGGCGGTTTTGACTTTATTGAAAATGACAATTCACCCCAGGATACAAACGGGCATGGAACTGAGGTTGCCGGGATAATTGCGGCAAACGGAAAGATTAGAGGTGTGGCACCTGAAGCAAAGATTTTGGCTTATCGTGTTTCTGACACTGGAGAATCTGTTGCATCAGACCTGATAGTAAAAGCAATTCTTCGTGCAATAGAAGATGATGCAGACATTATCAATCTGAGTCTCGGAGTGAATCGCACCAATGACAAAATAGAGGACGCAATAAATCAGGCAGTGAAAAGTGGAATTGTAGTTGTGGCAGCTGCTGGAAACAGCGGGCCTGATCTTAGAACCATTGGCAGTCCAGGAAAGGATCCTCACGCAATAACGGTAGGCGCTACATACAACAACATCACGGCAAGCCTAGTGGCCACACTTGAGATAGATGGCAAACGGTTCCAGGTCTTGCCAATGGTTGGAACCGAAAAGCTTGTGGGACCAATAGCTGCAGACATTACATTTGGAAAATACGGTCGGAGCTCAGATTTGCAAGGAGTTGACATTATGGACAAGATATTGTTAGTAGAGCGAGGCAGCGATACAAAAGACGAGTTAGTGTATTTTTCTGAAAAAGAGAAGAATGCGGCAAATGCAGGTGCCAAAGCCCTCATCGTATACAACAACGAGCCCGGAATATTTCTTGGGGACCTAAAGAACAAGCTGGAAGGCCCAGAATATCAGCCAAGAATTCCTGCAGTATCCATGTCAAAAGAAGATGGGTTGGAGCTCAGAGCAATGCTTGAGAACAAAACTTCTGGAACCATCAATACGTTTTACCATCCAGACTTTGTGTCGTTTTTTAGCTCACGAGGTCCAGTATCTCCCTTTTACATCAAGCCAAACCTTGTCGCACCAGGAGTCTTTGTGAATACAACATCCACATATGGAATGTACAATCTTACCAGTGGGACCAGTTTTGCAGCACCACATGTTTCAGGGGCAGCCGCCATATTATTGGAGAAAAGCCCGACACTTAACCCACAACAAATCAAATCCATAATTTCCACCACTGCAGATCCAGTATCAGATACATTTGGAACATTATTCCCTCAGGAGATAAGCGGAGTTGGCAGATTAAACATAACAAAGGCATTTGATGCCAATCTGATAATCAGCCCAGACTATGCTATTTTTGATCTTTCACCATTTGTAAAATCTCAGACAATAGAGTTTGATCTAAACACAATAGATGGAACAAAGCCCAATCCAACAATTAACATCGAGTTTGATGATAAGATTGCCAGCTTTAATCACAAAATTGATGGCACGACTCTGAGCGTTACGGCAAACATTGTGGCATCTGAAATCGGAGAATATCAGGGAAGCATCACGGTTTTGGATCACACTACAACATACCATATTCCAGTCTTGCTGCGTATCTCAGATGGTACAGTCAGAATCAGCGAAGAAAACGGAAAGATGGACTTTGCAATAGAGTCAGAGCAAGAATGGTCATATGCCAAGATTTCAGTGTATAATCAGGACTCCAGATTAATCGATAGCATATCCATTACTCCAACTGAAAGCAAATCCATCATGGTTCAAAATTCTGACACATACTGGATTCAGGCAGACCTCAAGTCCGGCAAAAACACCACTAGCATTTACAATACCATAACAGTCGAGTCTGTCACACCCAGCTTTGCACTGGACATTGGAATACCAAACCAACAATTACTCATGTTGATTGGAATTGGTGCAATTGTTGGAATGATTGGTTTGATAATGTATAGAAGATAA
- the pckA gene encoding phosphoenolpyruvate carboxykinase (ATP), whose protein sequence is MDSKTTLTPKFVSQIDAFGIKPSQVFRNLSPEKLVDASTQRNEGMVTATGSLAVKTGKYTGRSPDDRYIVDDDETHDNVDWGKVNHPFPIDRFDKIFAKMKKFVEGKELFVFDGFVGADKDHRLAIRVINDHAWQSLFARQLFVRPSAAELDNHEPDFTILCINGFEAIPEVDGTGSNVFILIDLTKRLVLIGGTSYAGEMKKSMFGVMNYLLPKKGVFPMHCSANIGKNGDTALFFGLSGTGKTTLSADSDRMLIGDDEHGWSDKGVFNFEGGCYAKCINLNQESEPQIWNAIKSGAVLENVVIDKQTLKPNFDDGSLTENTRAAYPLEYIPTAIFPSVGGNPRVIVFLTADALGVLPPVSRLTKEGAMYHFMSGYTSKLAGTERGIKEPKATFSECFGSPFMPRPASVYAKMLGEKIRSHNTVVYLINTGWSGGPYGVGKRVSIKYSRAMVTAALTGALDIVKYRHDDLFNLDVPTECPGVPSDVLDPKSTWQERDGYDLSARKLAQMFVDNFKKFKNVDPAIVNAGPKP, encoded by the coding sequence ATGGATTCAAAAACAACCCTTACGCCAAAATTTGTCTCACAAATAGATGCATTTGGCATCAAGCCATCTCAAGTCTTCAGAAATCTGTCCCCTGAGAAGTTGGTAGATGCATCCACCCAAAGAAACGAAGGCATGGTAACTGCCACTGGCTCGCTAGCCGTAAAGACAGGAAAATACACAGGCAGATCCCCCGATGACAGATACATCGTAGATGATGATGAAACTCATGATAATGTGGACTGGGGCAAGGTAAATCATCCATTCCCAATTGATAGATTTGATAAGATTTTTGCAAAGATGAAAAAGTTCGTAGAAGGAAAGGAGCTCTTTGTCTTTGACGGCTTTGTTGGAGCAGACAAGGACCATAGGTTGGCAATACGAGTCATAAACGACCATGCCTGGCAAAGCCTCTTTGCAAGACAGCTATTTGTGAGACCGTCTGCAGCAGAACTTGACAATCATGAGCCGGACTTTACCATATTATGCATTAATGGATTTGAAGCAATTCCCGAAGTTGACGGAACCGGCTCCAATGTTTTCATCCTGATTGATCTAACAAAGAGACTAGTCCTAATTGGCGGCACAAGCTATGCCGGCGAGATGAAAAAATCCATGTTTGGTGTAATGAACTATCTTTTGCCAAAGAAAGGAGTATTCCCAATGCACTGCTCTGCAAACATTGGCAAAAACGGCGACACGGCATTGTTCTTTGGTTTGTCTGGTACAGGAAAAACCACACTTTCTGCTGATTCTGATAGAATGCTAATTGGTGATGATGAGCACGGATGGTCAGACAAGGGAGTCTTTAACTTTGAAGGCGGATGTTATGCAAAATGCATCAACCTAAACCAAGAATCCGAGCCCCAAATCTGGAACGCAATCAAGTCTGGTGCGGTTTTAGAAAATGTAGTAATTGACAAGCAGACACTCAAGCCAAACTTTGATGATGGCTCGCTAACCGAAAACACAAGAGCTGCTTATCCACTGGAATACATCCCAACTGCAATTTTCCCAAGCGTTGGCGGAAACCCAAGGGTAATTGTATTTCTAACAGCAGATGCACTTGGAGTTTTGCCACCAGTGTCTAGACTAACCAAGGAAGGTGCAATGTATCATTTCATGTCTGGCTATACCAGTAAATTGGCAGGAACCGAGCGAGGAATCAAAGAGCCAAAAGCAACATTTTCCGAGTGCTTTGGCTCACCATTCATGCCAAGACCCGCATCAGTTTATGCAAAGATGCTTGGAGAAAAAATTCGAAGTCACAATACCGTGGTTTATCTGATTAACACTGGCTGGTCTGGCGGACCATATGGCGTAGGAAAGCGAGTCAGCATCAAGTATTCAAGAGCAATGGTCACTGCAGCGCTAACTGGTGCATTAGATATTGTCAAGTACCGACACGACGATCTATTCAACTTGGATGTTCCAACGGAATGCCCAGGTGTTCCATCAGATGTTCTTGATCCAAAATCAACTTGGCAAGAGCGTGATGGCTATGATCTATCGGCAAGAAAGCTTGCACAAATGTTTGTGGATAATTTCAAGAAATTCAAAAATGTCGATCCTGCTATAGTCAACGCAGGACCAAAGCCATAG
- a CDS encoding 50S ribosomal protein L32e, whose amino-acid sequence MTINKEILALREKINEKRPDFVRQESWRYVRIHKAWRKPKGIDNHQRKQKFRGRPGLVKVGYGGPKVARGLHPSGFTDNLIHNVADLQKLNPKTDGVRIAHGVGQKKRVEIVTVAVQKKFKVFNARVRTSGSKS is encoded by the coding sequence TTGACCATCAATAAGGAGATCTTGGCACTACGTGAGAAAATAAACGAAAAGAGGCCAGACTTTGTAAGACAAGAAAGCTGGCGTTATGTCAGAATACACAAAGCATGGAGAAAGCCAAAGGGAATTGACAATCACCAAAGAAAACAAAAATTCCGCGGCAGACCGGGACTGGTAAAGGTAGGCTATGGGGGTCCAAAAGTAGCAAGAGGACTACACCCTTCAGGATTTACAGATAATTTGATTCACAATGTTGCTGATTTACAAAAATTAAACCCAAAGACTGACGGAGTAAGAATTGCACATGGGGTAGGACAAAAGAAAAGAGTAGAGATAGTTACAGTTGCAGTACAAAAGAAATTCAAAGTCTTTAACGCAAGAGTGAGAACAAGTGGTAGTAAATCTTAG
- a CDS encoding 50S ribosomal protein L19e, whose amino-acid sequence MVVNLRTKKRLVSRVVGVGLDRIKFDPERSDDIADAITRANIRGLITAGVITIKAAKGTSRGRSKFKKAQKKKRGTTTGSKKGRKGARVGKKEVYVKKVRSLRYRLRVAKDRKEITNPEFWTLYRKVSGNTVRNIAHLRGLIEEIKEHRKSRT is encoded by the coding sequence GTGGTAGTAAATCTTAGAACCAAAAAACGACTCGTGTCACGAGTTGTAGGAGTAGGACTGGATAGAATCAAGTTTGATCCAGAAAGATCAGATGATATTGCAGATGCAATCACACGCGCCAACATCCGCGGCTTGATTACAGCTGGCGTAATTACAATAAAAGCAGCAAAAGGCACCTCACGTGGAAGATCAAAATTCAAAAAGGCACAAAAGAAAAAGCGTGGAACCACAACAGGCTCCAAGAAAGGACGTAAAGGTGCACGTGTTGGTAAAAAAGAGGTCTATGTGAAAAAAGTTCGATCCTTGCGATACAGACTACGAGTTGCAAAGGATAGAAAAGAGATCACAAATCCAGAATTCTGGACTCTATATCGCAAGGTAAGCGGAAACACAGTCAGAAACATTGCTCACCTAAGAGGCCTAATCGAAGAAATAAAAGAGCACAGAAAGTCTAGAACCTAA
- a CDS encoding MGMT family protein — MNKLDQTVYKKLLEVPKGKVTTYGDLARAVGLENGQRIIGQIMARNPFPVIVPCHRVVKSDGKIGGFFYGDKVKTKMLSDEGIKISDGKIKDWEKTVFRF; from the coding sequence TTGAACAAACTAGATCAAACCGTATACAAAAAATTACTCGAGGTTCCAAAAGGCAAAGTCACAACGTATGGCGATCTGGCGCGTGCAGTAGGACTAGAAAACGGCCAGAGAATAATTGGTCAAATCATGGCAAGAAATCCATTTCCAGTAATAGTTCCATGTCATCGAGTTGTCAAGTCAGATGGAAAAATTGGCGGCTTTTTCTATGGCGACAAGGTCAAAACAAAGATGCTATCCGATGAGGGCATTAAGATAAGTGACGGTAAAATCAAAGATTGGGAAAAAACTGTTTTTAGGTTCTAG